The Hymenobacter swuensis DY53 genome includes the window GATGCGCCTGATTGAGCCCGATGGCGCGGCCCTCTACAACCTGAGCACCGGCGGTGGCACGTTCATGATTGATGGCGCCGAGGCTTTCTACACGGCCAAGCAGGACGTGGTGTTCGACAATACCCGCCAGCCCGTGCAGTTCCTGTACGCCAAAGGCGCAGGCTACAAAACCGGCCTTCATACTGTAGAACTCTACGAAGGCGGTGTGATGATCGGCAAAACCACTTTCACGCTGAAATAGGCAGCTACAAGCAGCTACCACGCGTTTTTTTTCAAAAGCGCCGGTCTACGGGCCGGCGCTTTTTTATTTCAAGCAGTATCCTTATTCAGCAGACGGCAACTTGCCGTCTGCAAAACTGAGTCAAACAGCATACGCCTATACGTTGCCCCATGATACCCCCCTTTTCCCTACAACCCACGTTGGAAACCAACACAATTCGGCTACTTCCGTTGCAGGCTGCTGATTTCGCCGAGTTGTACGCCGTTGCCGCTGACCCCAAGGTGTGGGAGCAGCACCCCAACAAAGACCGATGGCAACGGCCGGTATTCTTTAACTTCTTCGAAGGTGCTATCCAGAGTCAGGGAGCTTTCAAAATCGTGGATAAGGCCACCAATGTCACTCTGGGCAGCACCCGCCTCTACGACTATAGCACCGAAGACAACAGTATCCTCATCGGTTATACCTTTTATGGAACCCAGTCTTGGGGCAAGGGCGTCAATCTGGCCGTGAAAAGGCTGCTTCTGAACTATGCGTTTCAATTTGTGGACGCCGTCCGCTTTCACATAGGGGCCGAAAACATACGCTCTCAGATTGCCATCCAGCGCCTAGGGGCCCGCAAAGTTGCCGAGCAGGAAGTGGCATATTACGGCGAGCCTTCCAAGCTAAACTTTGTATTTGAAATAACGAAACAAGACTGGACAGCTCATCCAGTCAGTTCTTAACACCAGTCATTGAAGCTGTTGACAACGGCTGTTCGCCAGCATATAGCCGCATTCCTATATCTTGTCGCCATTCTGCTTACTCTCTAAAGCCGCGGCATCAGATATATTTTTCCACATCTGCCCATATAAAAGAATAGAGCGCCGACCTGATGGTCGACGCTCTATTCTTTTATATGGGCAGAGGCAAAATGAGCAGTGAAAGTTATTGCGCCAGAGAGGCCTCGAAGTCGTCGAGCTTTTTCAGCGTGGCTTTGATGTTTTCCGTGAACATCACGATAACGGAGCCGGCCTTAGCAGTAGCAAGCACGTGGTCAATGGCATCCATCTCGTTTTCGATGTAGGTGATGGGCAAATCGCGGTTATCCAGGCGGAGGCCCCGCTCCATGATTTCCTTGAGCTGCTCGGCAGTTTTGCCGCGCAAATCCCGGTCCTGACGCAGTATTATTTCATCGAAAATAGTGCCGGCAATGCGGGAAAAGCCCAACGTATCCTCGTCGCGCCGGTCACCCAGACCCGATATCACACCTACTTTGTGCGTGGCTTCGGTGGCGTTCAGAAACTGAGCAAATTTCTCGATGCCGTGGGTATTGTGTGCGTAATCCACAATCACCTCGAATTGCGGGAACTTGTACACGTTCATGCGGCCAGGCGTTTTGGCTGCCGAAGGCACAAACGTGCGCAACGCCTGCTTGATTTCGTCCTTATCGAACCCGTAGCAGTAGCAGGCCAGGGCCGCCGCCAGCGAGTTTTCGATGTTGAAGGTAGCCCGCCCCCCAAACGTAATCGGGAATTCTGCCGCCCGGTCAATGCGCAGCTTGTAGCTATTCTTGTAGATGGTTATGTAACCTTCCTCATATACAGCCGCCAAGCCGCCGTTTTCGGCGTGCTCCCGGATGCGGGGGTTGTGCTCATCCATGCTGAACAACGCCACCCGGCACTCCAGCTTCTCGCGCATGGCGTACACTAGGTCGTCGTCGGCATTGAGGACGGCCCAGCCGTTTTTGCGCACGGTACGTGGCAGTACGCCCTTCACGGCCGCCATTTCCTCCACCGTATAAATATCGCGCATCCCTAGGTGGTCGGCGGCTACGTTGGTCACGATGGCCACGTCGCAAGTATGGAAACCTAGCCCCGAGCGGAGCATCCCGCCCCGGGCTGTTTCCAGCACCGCGAAGTTTACAGTCGGGTCTTTTAGCACGAACTCGGCGCTCTGGCCGCCGGTGCAGTCACCGCTCTGTAGCTGCACGCCCTGGATGTAGATGCCGTTGGTGGTAGTGAAGCCAACCTTGTAGCCTTTGCTGGCCACGATGTGCGCCAGCAGCTGCGAGGTAGTGGTTTTGCCGTTGGTACCGGTTACCGCAAAAATCGGAATACGGGCGGTGCTGCCGGTCGGGAACAGCATATCCACCACTGGCGCAGCCACGTTGCGCGGCAGGCCCTCGGTTGGTGAAATGTGCATCCGGAAACCCGGCGCGGCATTCACCTCAATAACGGCTCCGCGCGTCTCGTTTAGCGGAATGGCAATATCGGATGTGAGCAGGTCAATACCGCAGATATCGAGGCCCACGATGCCAGCCACGCGCTCAGCCAGCAGCAGGTTATAGGGGTGTACCAAGTCAGTTACATCAGTGGCAGTACCGCCGGTGCTAATGTTGGCGGTACTTTTCAGGTACAGCTCCCTACCAGCCGGCAGCACCGACTCCAGCGTCAGGTCCTGCTTGCTTAGCAGGTCGATGGTGTGTTGATCGGCCTTGATGCTGGTTAGGACCTTCTCATGGCCCACGCCCCGGCGCGAATCGGTATTTACTTCATCAATAAGCTGCTGGATGGTTTTGGTACCGTTGCCCTTTACGGCAGCGGGCGTACGTTTAGCGGCGGCAATGAGCTTGCCGTTCACCACCAGCATGCGGTAATCGTCGCCCTCAATGAACTGCTCCACAATGACGGCCCGGGAATACTTCTGAGCGGCTTTCAGACCTTCCACAGCATCTTCCCAGTTGGTGATGCGGATGGTGGCACCTTTGCCGTGGTTACCGTCGAGCGGCTTGGTCACGATGGGGAAGCCCAACTCCTCCACCGCGTCGCGCAGGCCGTCCTCCGAGTACACCGTGGTGCCATTGGGCACGGGCACGCCCGAATCCTTGAGCATGGCCTTGGTACGGTTCTTATTGCCGGCCACTTCCACGCCCGCGTGCGAGGTATAGCTGGTGGTGGTGGCCCAGATACGCTTCTGGTTTACCCCGTAGCCCAACTGGATGATGCTGCTGTTCTTGAGCTGGATGTACGGGATATTGCGCGAGGCCGCCTCAGAAACAATACTCCAAGTGCTGGGCCCAAAAAACTCCTCCTCCCGGATTTCGTGCAGCTCGTCGATAATCGGCTTCACGTTCACTTCCCGGCCGTGGCACAGGTCATCCACTAACTGCACGGCAGCCTCGGCGGCCATGCGGCCAGCGCGCTCCTCCTGGTAGCTGAACACCACAAACTCCACGCCTTCCTGGTGCGCCGGATACGATTTACCCCAGTACACAGGCATGCCTGCCATCCGTTGCAACGCCAACGCGACGTGCTGGATAACGTG containing:
- the cphA gene encoding cyanophycin synthetase gives rise to the protein MKIIDLRTMRGPSYWSVKHYKLIVMKVDLQDLADVWSNAMPVLAERLPMLLPELGQPQPAESEKSAQKHPPLTDEQLADGEPLGHVIQHVALALQRMAGMPVYWGKSYPAHQEGVEFVVFSYQEERAGRMAAEAAVQLVDDLCHGREVNVKPIIDELHEIREEEFFGPSTWSIVSEAASRNIPYIQLKNSSIIQLGYGVNQKRIWATTTSYTSHAGVEVAGNKNRTKAMLKDSGVPVPNGTTVYSEDGLRDAVEELGFPIVTKPLDGNHGKGATIRITNWEDAVEGLKAAQKYSRAVIVEQFIEGDDYRMLVVNGKLIAAAKRTPAAVKGNGTKTIQQLIDEVNTDSRRGVGHEKVLTSIKADQHTIDLLSKQDLTLESVLPAGRELYLKSTANISTGGTATDVTDLVHPYNLLLAERVAGIVGLDICGIDLLTSDIAIPLNETRGAVIEVNAAPGFRMHISPTEGLPRNVAAPVVDMLFPTGSTARIPIFAVTGTNGKTTTSQLLAHIVASKGYKVGFTTTNGIYIQGVQLQSGDCTGGQSAEFVLKDPTVNFAVLETARGGMLRSGLGFHTCDVAIVTNVAADHLGMRDIYTVEEMAAVKGVLPRTVRKNGWAVLNADDDLVYAMREKLECRVALFSMDEHNPRIREHAENGGLAAVYEEGYITIYKNSYKLRIDRAAEFPITFGGRATFNIENSLAAALACYCYGFDKDEIKQALRTFVPSAAKTPGRMNVYKFPQFEVIVDYAHNTHGIEKFAQFLNATEATHKVGVISGLGDRRDEDTLGFSRIAGTIFDEIILRQDRDLRGKTAEQLKEIMERGLRLDNRDLPITYIENEMDAIDHVLATAKAGSVIVMFTENIKATLKKLDDFEASLAQ
- a CDS encoding GNAT family N-acetyltransferase, whose translation is MIPPFSLQPTLETNTIRLLPLQAADFAELYAVAADPKVWEQHPNKDRWQRPVFFNFFEGAIQSQGAFKIVDKATNVTLGSTRLYDYSTEDNSILIGYTFYGTQSWGKGVNLAVKRLLLNYAFQFVDAVRFHIGAENIRSQIAIQRLGARKVAEQEVAYYGEPSKLNFVFEITKQDWTAHPVSS